Proteins encoded together in one Coffea arabica cultivar ET-39 chromosome 2c, Coffea Arabica ET-39 HiFi, whole genome shotgun sequence window:
- the LOC113727625 gene encoding probable linoleate 9S-lipoxygenase 5, whose amino-acid sequence MLNKFVAAITGKHDHETKKKIKGTVVLMKKNVLDFNDFTASVVDRLDEFLGRKVYLQLISSVKADHSGNALKGKLGTPAFLENWITTLTSLTAGESAFNVTFDWDEEVGAPGAFIIKNLHHNEFYLKTVTLEDVPGHERIHFVCNSWVYPADKYKTDRIFFSNQAYLPHNTPEPLKFYREAELVNLRGDGTGERKEWDRIYDYAYYNDLGDPDKNDPSYVRPVLGGSVEYPYPRRGRTGRPPTKTDPKSESRLPLLMSLNIYVPRDERFGHLKMSDFLAYGLKSISQLLSSELEAQFDSTPSEFDSFEDMQKIYEGGIKLPKSLTENISLEILKQVLPTDGEGLLKYPLPKIIEGDRSAWRTDEEFAREMLAGLNPVIISALKEFPPVSKIDPNVYGNHTSTITREHIENKLDGLTVEEAIKTNRLFILNHHDTIMPYLRRINATPTKTYASRTLLFLHENGTLKPVAIELSLPHPDGDQFGAISEVYTPAEQGVENAIWQLAKAYVAVNDSGIHQLITHWLRTHAVIEPIVIATNRQLSVLHPIYKLLHPHFRDTMNINAIARQILTNAKGVVESTLFPSRYAMEMSSFLYRDWVFPEEALPADLVKRKMAVKDSTSPFGLRLLIEDYPYAVDGLKIWSAIKTWVTDYCSFYYKSDQMIQEDIELQSWWKEVREKGHADKKDEPWWPRMKTITELIDSCTIIIWLSSALHAATNFGQWPYAGYQPNRPTTSRRFMPEPGTLEYEELKSNPDKAFLKTITPQFQTLLGLSTIEILSRHTTDEVYLGQRENPQWTKDTEPLEAFKRFGQTLSEIEDQILQMNGDPKWRNRVGPVNIPYTLLFPTSDSGITGRGIPNSIAI is encoded by the exons GGAATGCATTGAAAGGCAAGTTAGGGACTCCTGCATTCTTGGAGAACTGGATCACTACACTCACCTCTTTAACGGCTGGCGAATCAGCCTTCAATGTCACATTTGACTGGGATGAAGAAGTTGGAGCTCCAGGAGCTTTTATCATAAAGAACCTTCACCATAATGAGTTTTACCTTAAAACAGTAACTCTAGAAGATGTTCCGGGACATGAGCGTATCCATTTTGTTTGCAACTCTTGGGTTTATCCAGCTGATAAATACAAAACAGACCGCATTTTCTTCTCTAATCAG GCATATCTTCCACATAATACTCCAGAACCACTGAAGTTCTATAGGGAAGCAGAATTAGTAAACCTGAGAGGAGATGGAACTGGAGAGCGCAAGGAATGGGACAGGATATATGATTATGCTTATTACAATGATCTGGGAGATCCTGACAAGAATGATCCAAGCTATGTCCGTCCAGTCCTGGGAGGATCTGTTGAATATCCTTACCCTCGCAGGGGAAGAACAGGGAGACCACCCACTAAGACTG ATCCTAAATCTGAGAGCAGGTTGCCACTGCTTATGAGCCTAAATATTTATGTGCCAAGAGATGAGCGATTCGGACACTTGAAGATGTCAGACTTCCTTGCTTATGGATTAAAATCCATTTCTCAGTTACTTTCCTCTGAATTGGAGGCTCAATTTGACAGCACACCAAGCGAGTTTGACAGCTTTGAAGATATGCAGAAAATCTACGAAGGAGGAATCAAGCTACCTAAAAGCTTAACTGAAAACATCTCTCTCGAGATTCTCAAGCAAGTTCTGCCAACAGATGGTGAAGGACTTCTAAAATATCCATTGCCAAAGATTATTGAAG GGGATAGATCTGCATGGAGGACAGATGAAGAATTTGCAAGAGAAATGCTTGCTGGATTGAATCCTGTGATAATCAGTGCCCTCAAG GAGTTCCCTCCAGTGAGCAAGATAGATCCTAATGTCTATGGAAATCATACTAGTACAATAACCAGAGAACACATTGAGAATAAACTTGATGGATTGACAGTTGAAGAG GCAATCAAAACAAATCGTCTTTTCATTCTGAACCACCATGACACAATTATGCCATATCTGAGGCGAATAAATGCTACACCTACGAAAACTTATGCTTCAAGGACATTGCTCTTTCTGCATGAAAATGGAACTTTAAAGCCAGTAGCAATTGAATTAAGCTTGCCACATCCAGATGGAGATCAATTTGGTGCTATTAGCGAAGTATATACACCTGCTGAACAAGGAGTTGAGAATGCCATTTGGCAACTGGCTAAAGCTTATGTTGCAGTAAATGACTCGGGCATTCATCAGCTCATCACACACTG GTTGCGCACACATGCAGTAATTGAGCCAATTGTGATTGCAACAAACAGGCAGCTAAGTGTGCTTCACCCTATTTATAAGCTTCTCCATCCTCACTTCCGCGACACGATGAACATAAATGCTATAGCTCGTCAGATTCTGACTAATGCAAAAGGAGTTGTTGAAAGCACACTTTTCCCTTCAAGGTATGCGATGGAAATGTCATCCTTTCTTTACAGGGATTGGGTGTTTCCTGAGGAAGCACTTCCTGCTGATCTTGTTAAAAG AAAAATGGCAGTCAAGGATTCAACTTCCCCTTTTGGCCTTCGCTTACTAATTGAGGATTATCCTTATGCTGTCGATGGCTTGAAGATTTGGTCAGCTATCAAAACATGGGTGACAGACTACTGCTCCTTTTACTACAAAAGTGATCAGATGATTCAAGAAGACATTGAACTCCAATCCTGGTGGAAAGAAGTAAGAGAAAAAGGGCATGCTGACAAGAAAGATGAACCATGGTGGCCACGAATGAAGACCATCACTGAACTAATTGACTCATGCACTATAATAATATGGTTGTCTTCTGCTCTTCATGCagcaactaattttggtcaGTGGCCATATGCTGGTTATCAGCCAAATCGCCCTACCACAAGCCGCAGATTCATGCCTGAACCTGGTACTCTTGAGTATGAAGAGCTGAAGTCTAATCCTGATaaggctttcttgaaaactatCACACCCCAATTCCAGACTCTACTTGGTCTTTCTACCATTGAGATTTTATCCAGGCACACTACCGATGAAGTTTATCTCGGCCAAAGGGAGAATCCTCAATGGACAAAGGACACAGAACCACTTGAAGCTTTTAAAAGATTTGGACAAACTCTGTCTGAAATTGAGGATCAAATTCTACAGATGAATGGTGATCCAAAGTGGAGAAACAGGGTTGGACCAGTTAATATACCATATACATTACTTTTCCCTACAAGTGATAGTGGAATAACTGGCAGAGGAATTCCAAATAGTATAGCAATATGA